The Misgurnus anguillicaudatus chromosome 12, ASM2758022v2, whole genome shotgun sequence region AGCTGATAAGCTTGTTAGTCACTCACTCTCCTCAGAGAAGTGATGCTACTACCCATAGAGCCCTCAGGGATATGAGTGTGAAACCAGAGATAGCCTCAGCATATACTCTGGGTATAAACCAGATAAAAAAGACCGGTATTGTAAAAATTCCAGGCTGAAGCCACTGGGCAGTTtggaactaaaaaaaaaattttcaacaCACCAAGTAGTGAATAATTTAGAATAGCCTTAATTTGTCTGAAGCGAACTCCAGGCATGAATAAGAAGTCACTCACTCTCCTCAGAGAAATGATGGATAATAAAAAGGCTAACTTCAGTGACAGAAATGTATCTGTACATGCGTCAAATGTGTTCGAAAGAGGCCATGAGAAGGGCTTTCGAAACAACTACAGATAGAGCCCTTAGTAATAAGAGCATAAAAACAGAGATAGCCGCAGCCTATACTCTGATAGTAAATGGATATAAACCGGATGAAAACCGATTttgtaaaaattccagaactgaagccaCTGCACTGCATGAAAAGTGGGATTTTCGTCCCCGTAAGCGCCTGTAGGCTCCCGAAAATCTCCCTAATTTTCGGCAGCTTTCCTCAATTTACAGGCAGCGAGCGTCGCGTTCGTCTGTCACAAATTGTCGTAAACGAACCATGACGCAGGTGGAGAGCCCCGCGGGGGTACGATGCCTCTAATTAGCATGTGAATAGCAGCGAAACTAGAGTAACTGCCCACTTGAATGTACTCACTCAGTATTGGCTGAAGCCActacttttaaacaagtaaAATCTCCCGTGAATGGTTGGCAGATCACTTCAAACCAATCACAAgggatttttcttgtttaaaagAAGTGGCTTCAGCCAATACCGAGTGAGTAAATTCAAGTCGGGCCGTTACTCTAAAGAGGGGGGTTATTGGGCACCCTGGCtcattataaatgtaaaccccaataataataataataataaatatataatttatgtgatattaattttttatataataatgtcATTGTGCTATGTACTTCATTATTCACACCATCAAGAAATATAAGAGAAAACAAAGAggtttatatataaacacacagctgTTTATTCAAAGAAAGAGCTTTAATTAGAAACACACAACTATGTACAAAGCAGCATAATGTCTCTTATGTTGTCCTCCAAACACGTCAAAAAGTGCCCAAGACATTCGGGAAAGATCCCTAAAAATCTTTTTCAAAGTtatcaagtgttgaaaaaagaaaaaaaaaaacctcaaAAACGTTGTAAAAAAAGTCGCTTTTGCAGGCATATATGGTGAGTTCCCCTGTAGTTTGGTATCGCCTCTAATCTGAATTGCAGCGTGGCACAGAGCTCGGAGAGTTCCAGGCTGCGAGAGGGCGCACAATCCATCCAGACACCCCGTCAACAATGCCGTCTTCATCAGACATGAGATCTATGGTGGCGCACTTCCAAATGTCCATCTCACCCTCAGCCAGCACACTTCGTCTCGCTTCCAGCAACtgtaatataatcaataaagaCAATAAGTGACCAGAAAAAAACtcacattgacaaaaaactgatcTAATATAATAAATCTTACCCTTTTTCTTCTGGATCGACTCCGAGCTAAACTTTTCGCATTTTCCGCCCGCGATGCGAGTTCAGGTTGTTTGTATCTGAAGCTCCGGCGAACCGACTCATAATACGTCTTACAGGCAGCTGGAAAACAATTAAATGAGACTGGTATTAATAAACAGAGTCACGGTACAATTAAACAAGAAATGAGGGAAAACATTAGAAGTTATACTTACAAACAATGTCGACATTCTCAGCAGTTAAATGTGGACTTGCTAAAATAGCCCCAACCAAATAGGAGGTCACGGCTTCGTTATGAGGCGACGTTAGTCTGTGAAAACAAAATGTGCGGGTTTAAGCTCGGATCTATTACCGTATCTATTTCCATATACAAGAATAAAAGCATATTCTTTAAATCGTAACGTTACCTTTGCTCTGGTTCAAAGCGCCTGCAGTGTGCCTCAGAGACGCCGTACAGCCTCCTAAAAattacaagacaaaaacacctcTAAGCAATAAAACACACAGCTTGGGCTActtaaaaatatgcttttacataaaattattctTACCGCAATCTTGGGATTGTGCACCCGTCTTCTCTTCTTGGAGAGTTACAAACACCAAACCAAACATCGCTTACTGCTGTGTGAGCCGTGGCCATGACCTCGCACGCGATTGGGCGAAGGCGAGAAGCCTGTCGGCCTCCTCCAATCACACGCGAGGTTATTGATATAAGGAAAATCTTGTAAGACGTGCGCGCATGCGTatgatataaacaacaaacGCGATGTGCCGGGAGCTCTGTGTGATATCAACACAGTGTGCTGTCAGTTGAAAGATGGAAGTCCCAAGACTGAAGAAACGACCTTGGCGCTTCTGTGAACATTGCAACACTGAACTGTGTCATACACAGTATTTTGACCACAGAAAGCGCTATTTCAAAAATGGAGTTTGGGAGAAAAAATCCAAAAGGACTACGTCAGGTCAGATAACGTACAGAGCCTGCTGCTATCCAGTCATGAACCCGCTGTGAGTGATGTCCTGTCATGTGTAAAGACCCGGAGGATAACTTTACTGGAGTTAGAGAGATTGGTGAAAGTTAAATGCAATCCGAGGACCCAGAAAAAAAGTGATTGAAGAATTTGAAGAAATGCACCCAGCGAATTGCAGTTCAGACAACGGTGAgcataattacatatttttatataagcttGGCTTGCTTTACGTATGTtagcattttaaacaatactaaaacatatcaacaagtaaaataaaataaaatcaacaagttaaacaaaaacgttttgagtatgctatatcaaaaagtagccatccagcatgttttatccattgtggcagcccttgctcacaaaaaggttggagacccctggtctagtTAAATGTGGTTGATTAtcactgttgttgttattttaatagtataaattaatttataattaaataggAATATCGCGTTATAATGCATAACGGTATcttctgtttgttgtttttcagacgaaacagcaGATGACCAAAGCATTCATCTTTTCCTGGACATCTCCTGTTGTGTGGTAAGCATGAAATTACATTTGGATATAACGTTACCAATATAAAGTTCAGTACATGCTAATCCAGAGCTAAAATTGGAAAACCTAACATGTTTCACCCACATTATTGTTTTCCACTCTCAAATTTCTGTTAGTTAACTAATGAAAGCAACTAAAGTATAAACACactttataaagtataaaaaaaactaaaatgaagtTGAAGTGGATGAAGTTCCCACAAAGTACTTAACTGGTTCATTGCACTAAGATAAAGCTAGCTGTTTGAGATGCACATGATCTTTTCCAACTACAGTTTTCAAATCTTTTCATACTCAAATggcaaccctatatcacgacattgcgtgactatttcacgcatggaccagcgtgacaatgtcacgctttgccgcgtttgagcgtgtgcatgtcacgctttctgtttgtgtcgctgtcacgtattggttactcaacttttttgtcctattttcaaaccattgtcgcttcggtttagggttagatttggtgcttgtgttatatgtcactttgagtatttgtcactttaagtattggtttataaaataaaaagatacaatacttattcttttatattttctaaactttaaccaattgtcacctgacgttggggttagagtttgtttaggtaagggtgtcattttatgtaaatctaaccctaaaccgaagcgacaatggtaagaaattaggacaaaaaagttgagtaaccaatacgtgacagcgacacaaacagaaagcgtgacatgcacacgctcaaacgcggcaaagcgtgacattgtcacgctggtccatgcgtgaaatagtcacgcaatttcgtgatactgggttgcaaATGGCCATATTGATGAGAAATGACCATATTAATTATGTTCTTTTTAAATCTCAAATGACCATATTAACGATGGGGTTTTCAATCTCAAATGGCCATATTCATGATGGACTTTTCAATCTCTAATGGTCTAATGGTGGTGCTGAGTATGTGCATTGCatgtgttttaaaatatgtccTTTAAATTTCCATAGGATGACTATGTGGATGAAGAGGGGGAAATCCTTGCTGAGGAGCAGAGTGAAGCCTATCCTCACATACAAGATGGGGAGGAGCATGGAAGTGATCAGTCCAGAAGTGAAAAAACAGAACACTTGTTGATGAAACTTTTGGCCATGATGAAATTGACTGGTATCCTCCGTGACGACTTCTTACAGTATGtggtttgtccaaaatgtatgACAGTGTACATGCTGGTACAAAGGTTTGCAGGACTTGTGGTCACATCCCTTTCTACAATCACCCACAGCAGAGGTCTGCATTAAGGAAGAAATATGGCTCTGCCTTGCTAAGAAAGGCTACATATTCGAGCGGTGAAGAGTATGTCCATCCAATACGTTCTTACTGTTACAAGAGTGTTGTGCAGTCTCTGGGAGGACTTGTTAAAAGACTTGGATTTGAAGAGAAATTAGATGAAAGGCGAAAGCGGTAACTGCCAAAGGGTGTGTTAGGAGATGTAAATGATGGACAAGTATGGCAGGATTACCAGTATGTGAATTCAATAAACTGTAGTCATTCCACTATGCACAGTATTTGAGCTGTGATGTAATTGCACAAGTTACCTTGCTTCATTCCCATCCGGACAGACATTTTGTTGTTTGACATGTTGTTTGATGGTGTTTGCATAGAATGGACAAATTGAGCCTGATTAAAACTctgttaaaacaattaaaattgttgAAATAAATAGTTTGGTGTATCTTTTTTACCTAACATTGGTTATTGCTAATTACATACAGAGTAATTAATATACACTGTTACTTAGCCTGGAGAAATTGAatctacttaaagggatagtttaaaaattattaggaaaaaatattttgaaagtattgtgataaatggtgAAGAAaagtttgataaatgattgtcattAAACTTAAAGTTGATTTTGAATTACTCTGTCCAACATCTCCACTTAGTTAACTgagttgaaaaaaattatatttttaattaatgtataattataattctcttagtgttataaatggtattataacacaaaactcATCATGACTTAGTCAgtcattaaataaacttgattctccactgaaacacaatacaatacaatgtgttgtttatgtcaataaacactgatcacctgaacggggactttcatttacaaaaatggtaatttatcattttaaactaaACAACATGAATAATATTAGAGCATAAACCTCTAtgacattttaacaaatatttaagtagttaaagttcttattagttcttaattctgtaaaaaagcttaaataatcgtaatattctgaaacaaaggattatgggtgttccttacaacatgtactGCTAAAGTTCattcacttgaatgttttagtttaattaattttatacacttaaaagttaaatgaaataggattttttaagtaaatgtccataactcaaaatattaagtgatgtttacatCATGAAGACAATGTGTTAACAGTGTAGCATactttgaaaataaataaattcaaactAAAATTTAAGAGTCTGTAATTTGGCTTTACTGATACCAAAGATTTTCTTAAAATCAAAGATTAAAACCTCTCAGAATGTTACCTGAGTAAAAAACTCCCCCAGCTGCTACCCTGATTTGCATTTGTATAGCTCACAGCATGTTCATTTACATGTTAAAGCCTCCCCTAGAATTAGGGGAAGGGGGGACAACTTCCAAGCAAGACCCACGTCAACTTCTGACAACTTACGGCAGTTTTCGGTGTTGGCTGCAAATTGTCGTGCGCAGTCGTAAACTTGGAGTTTCACAGCAATCTACAGTGCCACATTCTGACGAAAAttccacttttcatgcagtgCTGGGCAGTTtggaaataaatgtttgtcactAACCGAGTAGTGAATAGTCTCCATTTAAAATAGCCTTATTTTCATCTGGAGCTCATTTGTGTTCtctgtataaacattaattacatCTAGATCCTCAGAACTAGAGTAATTCACAGCACTCGCGGTTAAAAACGGGTAAAGCCGACTTGCGGGCACCCGTTGAACCATGATGGCTAATAAAAAGGCTAACTTCAGTGACAGAAATTTATCTGTACATGAGTCAAATGTGTTCGAAAGAGGCCATGAGAAGGGCTTTCGAAACAACTATAGATAGAGCCCTTAGTAATAAGAGCATAAACACAGAGATAGCCGCAGCACAAACTCTGGTAGTAAATGGATATAAACCGGATGAAAACCGATTTCgtaaaaattccagaactgaagccaCTGGGCAGTTTGGATCTTAAATCTGGAGTAATCtccattttaaaccataatCTCTCGAATAGTATGGGCTCTACAACCTCAGCCCCTGCCTCGACAGGGTGTCTGTTCTCACATTCTGGACTCTGGGGATGCCTGAATGACCCAAAATATTTTCCCGTGAGACCAAAGGAGAACCTGATGCACCAGTCTGTGTAGAGAGCGCGACCTTACGTCTCCCCAATACTGGATGCTGCCGCCAACCGACCTAACACTCTAGAAAGTGCTTTACGGTGTAAAGTTGGCCTTATCTGATCCTAGACACTAATGCCAGGATCGACTCTGTGTGTGTAGGAGACATACGTGCCTACATACTCACTGAGTCCCAAGTTACccaaagaaattatattttctgtTAGGGGATTAAAATGCCCTTTTTGGCGTTGTTCCGTAGCCCTAGGCGCTTCATATGGGCAAGGACGACATGTCGATGCCGAACTGCCATGTCTCGAGACTGGACTAACACAAGCCAATAGTCTATGTAATTAAGTATTTGGATCCCTTGAAGTCTCAGAGGAGCAAGGGTTAAATCCATGCATTATGCGCTGTGAAAGAACTACTCTGAACGGCAGAACCCGATATTGGTATTGCCCGAAAGCAAACCTGGGAAATTCCCGATGCTGCAGGAGGATAGATATATGGACATAGGGGTCCTTTAAATGTATGATGACGAACCAGTCCTCAGACCTGATTAACGCCACAATAAAAGGAATTGTCAGTTTTAGAATTTTTATCTCCTCAGAGATCGATCTAAATGGGCCTCAGCCCTCCATCCTTCTTTGGTACAATACAATAATGGCTATAAAGCAATGACCTATTCCTTTAATAAGATGGTCTTTTTCCGGGGCCCACCTCGGTGGGTAAAACCCCTCCAAACCTGGGAGGATGGGAAACAAACTGAATTATGTAGCCTTTCTCTATAACCTCTAGCAGccattttgtgaattttttttttttttttttttactcatgGAAAAATGCACTAAAAAGGAGATTGACTCCAGAATGCTCACTGCCCTGAAGCGGAGGACCGGCAGGGCACAGCTGAGCTACTAAAAAGCCCTATTGTTCTGTTTTATATGTCTTTTTAATGGAGACAAAAATTAGGTCTTCTTTAATGAAGACGGAACATAAGGGGTTAACAAACTATTTTGTATGTGAGGGCACATCggttttacacaggttttatcTGTGCTCTATGAAAAGTGCCCTAAGAGGCCACTTGTGAACGACAGGTCCCCTTTAACGCAGCCTTATGATTTTGAGACAATGACTGCTCTCAGATCAGCCTTATATGCCTCTCTGATTGCTGGTTGTTGTTTCGTCCCCCAAGCACTCTGAGGGAGAGGGGGGGCACGAGAGACAaaactctgtttttgttatcTGTATGTTGTGTTAATACTGTTTAGATGCAGATTTTCGGGGGAAACTGCGACGAGGAAAAACCCGTTTCTTTAGTAGCACGGAGAGAAAGCTCCGCCGCTCTCCTGAGCTCATCTAATATTACAGGATTCAGGTTCACCCTTAATTCCATAAAATAAATCTGCTTGATATGCGTGAAGAATGCCAACATTGCGAAGGCAATCTCCACCGCGACCCGCGACCATATAAACTTGCTTATCCATTTATATTGTTGCTGTCTCTCGCAACAAATAAACCGCGAGATACTTTCAATACGGACATTTGCCGTAtctgtattatttaaaaaaccCCAAAAAGGTTAAGAAGCTCGCTGATGTGTTTAACAATAAATGAGAGAAGTCTGCGTGGGCTTCCCTTTAATAACTTATCAGTGTAAATCAGGGAAGAAAGTTAAACCTCTTTTGTCAAGTTCACTGGCAGCCCTCACTCAATATTAAATTGTTACAGCCGATCGGGTCACAACATAGTTTTTCGTAACACGGAGAAAGGGTATAAATCAGTAAGCTCATTTGTGTTTtctgtataaacattaattgCATCTAGATCCTCAGACTAGAGTAATAAGCAGCACTCGCGGTTAAAACGGGTAAAGCCGACTACCGGGTACCCGTTGAACCACGAGACTTGCGGGgtttgtttgatcaaacaaaaCCATCGAGAGCGGAGCATTTGAATGGTATTTTCTCACAATGCCCGCACGCCTCCCCCTCGGGGAAAAGCGTGCGTGTAGTCCgcaccaaacacacacaaagctCGTGCTATCCACACAAAGCTCGTGCTACACTTCTAAATCCCTTTCTCTTATCCATGTTTCCCTAGTTTTTTaaactaatctaatctaatttcACTAGATATAGATTTAGACACATACACATTCACATTCACACAAGCGTTCGCTGAAATAGCAGAAGCTTTTTGACCTATATTATTTCCGCCTATTTATAGCCTCGCGTTGCCACGTCACTcttgacgtcatccgccggcgTCTATATATAGACCTAGTTGACACAATATTCACGCGCATCACGCTGCATAGCGTTCCCCATAATGTCATTACATGACACAGCGTCAAgtatcccttgaaagggaattgccattgttactagtagaaatgtaatatctgatatcaagaattacaattttaacaagtgaaaattgaattgttgatatcacaaATTCATATCCTACGaatgaataaaagttaaaacggcttgccattatggtatcaagaattgaattgttgatatcaagaattgaattgttgatatcatgaattgaattcttgatatcaagaattacatttccactagtaacaatgttaattcttgatatcaacaattcaattcttgatatcaagaattcaattcttgatatcaacaatcgagttcttgatatcaagaattcaattgttactagttaaaatgttaattcttgatatcaataattcgaATGTCACTAGTGACAATTTAAATTTCTGATATCATGAATGGGATTGTTACTAGTAAGAAAGCCATTTTAGATATCTGAAATGATATTGATATCAGAAATACAATTTCAGATAACagaaattaacattgttactagtgacaatcgaattcttgatatcaagaattgaatttgaatggcaGCCTATGGTGATATTTCActagtgaaaatacaattacatatatcaagaatttaattgatatcaagaattaacattgttactagtggaaatgtaattcttgatatcaagaattgaattgttgatatcaagaattcaattcttgatatcaagaattcaattcttgatatcaacaattcaattcttgatatcaagaattaacattgttactagtgaaaatgtaatgcttgatatcaacaattgaatttgaatggcaACCTATGGTGACATTTCActagtgaaaatacaattacagatatcaataacttaattgttgatatcaagaattgaattgttgatatcaagaattgaattgttgatatcaagaattaaattgctgatatcaagaattaacattgttactagtgggaatgtaattgttgatatcaagaattgccattgttactagtagaaatgtaatatctgatatcaagaattacaattttaactagtgaaaattatggcaagccgttttaacttttattcattCGTAGGATATGAATttgtgatatcaacaattcaattttcactagtt contains the following coding sequences:
- the LOC129446129 gene encoding uncharacterized protein C14orf93 homolog; the protein is MATAHTAVSDVWFGVCNSPRREDGCTIPRLRRLYGVSEAHCRRFEPEQRLTSPHNEAVTSYLVGAILASPHLTAENVDIVSACKTYYESVRRSFRYKQPELASRAENAKSLARSRSRRKRLLEARRSVLAEGEMDIWKCATIDLMSDEDGIVDGVSGWIVRPLAAWNSPSSVPRCNSD